One stretch of Cohnella algarum DNA includes these proteins:
- a CDS encoding AraC family transcriptional regulator: MDLTHLRENRRHGTQDFPVGVYRMELPAGHPILENHWHEETEFLAVESGRAIFQIGAFEYELQAGDAIFVPGGEIHGGYPAEDSACTYTAIVFDPGMLIGGRGGETARFLQHLQRGRLALPPHFGKGTEWGERAVGRLERMFELFESADPAREMKITGELYLLLAEFWSAGVSVSRETEAPSEARTLERLKEALKFVETNFGRKLTVRELAEAAGMSEGHFCRVFKTYMRRTPVEYVNHFRLRYAARRLSDSDATVGEAAAEAGFDNFSYFSKLFRSLYDCTPSEYRKAKAQGGRTEVR; encoded by the coding sequence ATGGATTTGACCCATCTTCGGGAAAATCGGAGGCACGGGACGCAGGATTTTCCGGTCGGCGTGTACCGGATGGAACTGCCGGCGGGGCATCCGATCCTGGAAAATCATTGGCACGAAGAAACGGAATTTCTCGCCGTCGAGAGCGGTCGGGCCATATTCCAAATCGGCGCCTTCGAGTACGAGCTGCAGGCCGGGGATGCGATATTCGTGCCGGGTGGCGAAATTCACGGCGGCTACCCCGCCGAGGATTCGGCTTGCACCTATACGGCCATCGTCTTCGATCCGGGGATGCTGATCGGCGGCCGCGGAGGGGAAACGGCCCGGTTCCTGCAGCATTTGCAGCGAGGCAGGCTCGCGCTTCCTCCGCATTTCGGCAAAGGGACCGAATGGGGCGAGCGGGCGGTCGGGCGCCTGGAACGGATGTTCGAGCTGTTCGAATCGGCCGACCCGGCCCGCGAGATGAAAATAACCGGCGAGCTATATTTGCTGCTGGCCGAATTCTGGTCGGCCGGCGTTTCGGTTTCGCGCGAGACGGAAGCGCCGTCGGAAGCCCGGACGCTGGAACGGCTGAAGGAAGCGCTCAAATTCGTCGAGACGAACTTCGGCCGCAAGCTGACCGTCCGCGAGCTCGCGGAAGCGGCGGGCATGAGCGAAGGCCATTTTTGCCGCGTCTTCAAGACGTACATGCGAAGGACCCCGGTCGAATACGTCAACCATTTTCGCCTGCGCTACGCGGCCCGGCGATTGTCCGATTCGGACGCGACGGTGGGCGAGGCGGCGGCGGAAGCGGGATTCGACAACTTTAGCTATTTTAGCAAACTGTTCCGCTCCTTATACGACTGCACGCCGTCCGAGTACCGGAAAGCGAAGGCGCAAGGCGGGCGGACGGAAGTCCGCTGA
- a CDS encoding ABC transporter ATP-binding protein — translation MVRKFFSYYRPYKALFFLDFSCAVIAALLELGFPLAVNCVVDDLLPSKNWELILWACAGLLAVYAINTVLNFVVAYWGHMLGINIERDMRKTLFNHIQKLSFRFFDNNKTGHLLSRMTNDLNEIGEVAHHGPEDLFIAVMTLAGAFALMLNIHPELALLTFVTVPFMIVLAVYFNAKMTKAFRRMFTDMADFNARVEDNIGGIRVVQAFSNEKYEKELFAVNNERYRTAKLIAYKIMGKNSSLSYMLMRLVTLFVMICGAWFVFNDDLQYGEFMAFILLVNVLFRPIEKINAVIESYPKGFAGFNRYVELLNTAPDIADAPDAVAVDYLKGHIRFQNVSFGYERHSPILRNVDLTIRPGETVAFVGPSGAGKTTLCSLLPRFYEADSGTISIDGMDIKGIKLESLRRQIGIVQQDVFLFAGTIRENIAYGKLTASDEEIWEAARRAKLDEFIAAQPEGLATVIGERGVKLSGGQKQRLAIARMFLKNPPILILDEATSALDTETEAAIQQSLAELSQGRTTLVIAHRLATIKNADRIVVVTEDGIGEQGRHEELVSAGGIYSRLHRAQFGTLN, via the coding sequence TTGGTTCGCAAGTTTTTTTCCTATTATCGCCCTTACAAAGCGTTGTTTTTTCTCGATTTTTCTTGCGCCGTCATCGCCGCGCTGCTCGAGCTCGGGTTTCCGCTTGCCGTCAACTGCGTCGTCGACGATTTGCTGCCGAGCAAGAATTGGGAACTGATTCTGTGGGCTTGCGCCGGGCTGCTGGCCGTTTATGCGATCAATACGGTACTAAACTTCGTCGTTGCGTATTGGGGACATATGCTCGGCATCAACATCGAACGGGACATGCGCAAAACGTTGTTCAACCATATTCAAAAATTGTCGTTCCGTTTTTTCGACAACAATAAGACGGGGCATTTGCTGTCGAGAATGACCAACGATCTGAACGAAATCGGCGAAGTCGCCCATCACGGTCCGGAAGACCTCTTCATCGCGGTGATGACGCTTGCCGGCGCGTTCGCGCTCATGCTGAACATCCATCCGGAGCTGGCTTTGCTGACGTTTGTCACGGTGCCGTTCATGATCGTGCTGGCGGTTTATTTCAATGCGAAAATGACGAAGGCGTTCCGCCGCATGTTCACGGACATGGCCGACTTCAACGCGCGGGTCGAGGACAACATCGGCGGCATTCGCGTCGTGCAGGCCTTCTCCAACGAAAAATACGAGAAGGAACTGTTCGCCGTCAACAATGAGCGCTATCGTACCGCCAAATTGATCGCTTACAAGATCATGGGCAAAAACAGCTCGCTCAGCTATATGCTGATGAGGCTCGTGACGCTGTTCGTCATGATTTGCGGCGCCTGGTTCGTATTCAACGACGATTTGCAGTACGGCGAATTCATGGCGTTTATATTGCTCGTCAACGTCCTGTTTCGCCCGATCGAAAAAATCAACGCCGTCATCGAAAGCTATCCGAAAGGCTTTGCCGGCTTCAATCGATACGTGGAGCTGTTGAATACCGCGCCGGATATCGCGGACGCGCCCGACGCGGTCGCGGTCGATTATTTGAAAGGGCACATCCGTTTTCAAAACGTGTCGTTCGGCTATGAGCGGCACTCGCCGATTTTGCGAAACGTCGACCTGACGATCCGTCCGGGCGAAACGGTCGCCTTCGTCGGTCCGTCCGGCGCCGGAAAAACGACGCTTTGCAGCCTGCTGCCCCGATTTTACGAGGCGGACTCCGGCACGATTTCGATCGACGGAATGGACATCAAAGGGATCAAGCTGGAGTCGCTGCGCCGCCAAATCGGCATCGTCCAGCAGGACGTGTTCCTGTTTGCCGGCACGATCCGGGAAAATATCGCGTACGGCAAGCTGACCGCGTCCGACGAAGAAATTTGGGAAGCCGCGCGCCGGGCGAAGCTGGACGAGTTTATCGCGGCCCAGCCCGAAGGGCTGGCGACGGTCATCGGCGAGCGGGGCGTCAAGCTGTCCGGAGGCCAAAAGCAGCGGCTCGCGATCGCCAGAATGTTCCTGAAAAATCCGCCGATCCTCATCCTGGACGAGGCGACGTCCGCGCTCGATACGGAAACGGAAGCGGCCATTCAGCAATCGTTGGCGGAATTGTCGCAAGGGCGAACGACGCTCGTCATCGCCCACCGTCTCGCCACGATCAAAAACGCCGACCGCATCGTGGTCGTGACCGAGGACGGCATCGGCGAGCAGGGCAGGCACGAGGAGCTCGTGTCGGCCGGAGGCATCTACAGCCGTTTGCATCGGGCCCAGTTCGGCACCTTGAACTGA
- the yicI gene encoding alpha-xylosidase encodes MKFSNGYWMTREGYQVLSPYEIHDVQVGTNRITVFATFRHLEHRGNTLNEPLMTMEFSSPAKDMIRARFYRHKGQKRGTPDSFPLLLEGNAPVEIENTDEAVSLTSGDTTVTITKKHPVSIRYTHKGRFLTGSGTRLTAFVKADDGHHHFREQLNLSVGETVYGLGERFSAFVKNGQVVDIWNEDGGTASEQAYKNIPFYVTNRGYGVFVNHPEKVSFEVASEKVSKTQFSVPGEMLEYFLIGGDSLKTVLGNYTALTGKPALPPSWSFGLWLTTSFTTNYDEATVNSFIDGMAERDIPLAVFHFDCFWMKEYEWCNFEWDERVFPDPKGMLERLKAKGLKICVWINPYIGQRSPLFDEGMKHGYLLKRPDGSVWQWDMWQYGMGIVDFTNPDACKWFGDKLRALVDMGVDSFKTDFGERIPTDVVYHDGSDPMQMHNYYTQLYNKVVFEVLEEKLGKGQAALFARSATAGGQQFPVHWGGDCEATYESMAETLRGGLSLGLSGFGFWSHDIGGFEQSAPADLYKRWVAFGLLSSHSRLHGSSSYRVPWLFDEEAVDVLRHFTKLKLRLMPYLFGQAVQSTKLGLPMMRAMLLEFGDDRTSDYLDRQYMLGDSLLVAPIFNEEGASSYYLPKGTWTHFLTGEKVEGGSWRNETYDYFGLPLFAKAGSIVAVGSEDGRPDYDYAAGVTFHLFELADGATASAVVPDASGNTALTVTASRSGSRIDVRAEGDTRDWNVLLRGISSVESTSGGTAETTAEGVRIAAGGSSLSIQL; translated from the coding sequence ATGAAATTCAGCAACGGCTACTGGATGACCCGCGAAGGGTATCAAGTGCTGAGTCCTTACGAAATACACGACGTCCAAGTCGGCACGAACAGGATTACCGTCTTCGCTACGTTCAGGCACCTCGAACACCGGGGCAACACGTTGAACGAGCCGCTCATGACGATGGAATTTTCGTCGCCGGCCAAGGACATGATCCGCGCCCGTTTTTACCGACACAAAGGCCAAAAACGCGGCACCCCGGATTCCTTTCCGCTGCTGCTCGAAGGCAACGCTCCCGTCGAAATCGAAAACACCGACGAAGCCGTCAGCCTGACGAGCGGAGACACGACAGTAACGATTACGAAAAAACACCCCGTCTCCATTCGGTATACGCACAAAGGACGCTTCCTGACGGGCAGCGGCACCCGATTGACCGCATTCGTCAAAGCGGACGACGGACATCATCATTTCCGCGAGCAGTTGAACTTAAGCGTCGGCGAAACGGTATACGGGCTCGGCGAACGCTTCTCCGCCTTCGTCAAAAACGGCCAGGTCGTCGACATTTGGAACGAGGACGGGGGCACCGCTTCGGAACAAGCGTACAAAAACATTCCGTTCTACGTGACGAACCGCGGCTACGGCGTTTTTGTCAATCACCCGGAAAAGGTGTCGTTCGAGGTCGCGTCGGAAAAAGTGTCGAAAACGCAGTTCAGCGTTCCCGGCGAAATGCTGGAATATTTCCTGATCGGCGGCGATTCGCTGAAAACGGTGCTCGGCAATTATACGGCTTTGACGGGCAAGCCGGCGCTTCCGCCTTCCTGGTCGTTCGGCCTGTGGCTGACGACGTCGTTCACGACCAATTACGACGAAGCGACCGTCAACAGCTTTATCGACGGCATGGCCGAACGAGACATTCCGCTTGCGGTGTTCCATTTCGACTGCTTCTGGATGAAGGAATACGAATGGTGCAACTTCGAGTGGGACGAGCGCGTCTTCCCCGATCCGAAAGGCATGCTGGAGCGGCTCAAAGCGAAGGGGCTTAAAATCTGCGTATGGATCAACCCGTATATCGGGCAGCGTTCCCCGCTGTTCGACGAAGGGATGAAGCACGGCTACCTGCTGAAACGTCCGGACGGCAGCGTATGGCAATGGGACATGTGGCAGTACGGCATGGGCATCGTCGATTTCACGAATCCGGACGCCTGCAAATGGTTCGGCGACAAGCTGCGCGCGCTGGTGGACATGGGCGTCGATTCGTTCAAAACCGACTTCGGCGAGCGCATTCCGACGGACGTCGTTTACCATGACGGCTCCGATCCGATGCAAATGCACAACTACTACACGCAGCTGTACAATAAAGTGGTGTTCGAGGTGCTGGAAGAAAAGCTCGGCAAAGGCCAGGCGGCCTTGTTCGCCCGATCGGCGACGGCCGGCGGCCAGCAGTTCCCGGTTCACTGGGGCGGCGACTGCGAGGCGACGTACGAGTCGATGGCGGAAACGCTGCGCGGCGGTCTTTCGCTCGGCCTGTCCGGCTTCGGCTTCTGGAGCCACGACATCGGCGGGTTCGAGCAAAGCGCGCCGGCGGACCTGTACAAGCGCTGGGTCGCCTTCGGCCTGCTGTCCAGCCACAGCCGCCTGCACGGAAGCAGCTCGTACCGCGTTCCGTGGCTGTTCGACGAGGAAGCGGTCGATGTCCTGCGTCACTTTACGAAGCTGAAGCTGCGCCTGATGCCCTACCTGTTCGGCCAGGCGGTGCAATCGACGAAGCTGGGCTTGCCGATGATGCGCGCCATGCTGCTCGAATTCGGCGACGACCGGACGAGCGATTATTTGGACCGTCAATATATGCTCGGAGACTCGCTCCTCGTCGCTCCGATTTTCAACGAGGAAGGCGCATCTTCCTATTACCTGCCCAAAGGAACGTGGACCCACTTCCTGACGGGGGAAAAAGTCGAAGGCGGCTCCTGGCGCAACGAAACGTACGATTACTTCGGGCTTCCGCTGTTCGCGAAGGCCGGCTCGATCGTCGCGGTCGGCAGCGAAGACGGCCGTCCGGATTACGACTACGCGGCAGGCGTGACGTTTCACCTGTTCGAGCTTGCCGACGGCGCAACCGCCTCCGCCGTCGTGCCGGACGCTAGCGGCAATACGGCGCTGACCGTCACCGCTTCCCGCAGCGGCAGCCGCATCGACGTGCGCGCCGAAGGCGACACTCGCGACTGGAACGTGCTGCTGCGCGGCATTTCCTCGGTCGAAAGCACCTCGGGCGGCACGGCCGAAACGACGGCGGAAGGCGTCCGCATCGCGGCCGGCGGCTCGTCGCTGTCGATTCAGCTGTAA
- a CDS encoding alpha-ketoacid dehydrogenase subunit beta: MPVIEYIEAIRTAMKEEMERDDRVFVLGEDVGLKGGVFNATKGLQQQFGELRALDTPLAESAIAGVAIGAAMAGLRPVAEMQYSDFMFPATNQIISEAAKIRYRSNNDWDCPIVIRAPIGGGIFGGLYHSQCPESVFFGTPGLKIVAPATAYDAKGLLLSAIRDPDPVLFFENKKCYRLISDEVPEGEYTVPIGKSNVLREGDDITVIGYSMPLHFAMAAAEELEREEGVSCHILDLRTLQPLDREGILEAAARTGKVLIVHEDNKTGGIGAEVAAMIAEEMLYDLDAPIRRVCGPDVPAMPINPPGEKHFLLNKEKLKAAMLELARY, encoded by the coding sequence ATGCCGGTTATCGAATATATCGAAGCGATTCGCACGGCGATGAAGGAAGAGATGGAGCGCGACGACCGCGTTTTCGTCCTGGGCGAGGACGTCGGGCTCAAAGGCGGCGTATTCAACGCGACCAAAGGACTGCAGCAGCAGTTCGGCGAATTGCGCGCGCTCGATACGCCATTGGCGGAGTCCGCGATCGCCGGCGTCGCGATCGGCGCGGCGATGGCGGGACTCCGGCCGGTCGCCGAAATGCAGTATTCGGACTTCATGTTCCCGGCGACGAACCAGATCATCAGCGAAGCCGCCAAAATCCGCTACCGCTCGAACAACGACTGGGACTGCCCGATCGTCATTCGGGCTCCGATCGGCGGCGGCATCTTCGGAGGGCTGTACCACTCGCAATGTCCGGAATCGGTGTTTTTCGGAACGCCGGGTCTCAAAATCGTCGCCCCGGCAACCGCGTACGACGCCAAAGGGCTGCTGTTGTCGGCCATCCGCGATCCCGACCCGGTGCTGTTTTTCGAAAATAAAAAATGCTACCGCCTCATCAGCGACGAGGTTCCCGAAGGGGAGTACACCGTTCCGATCGGCAAATCGAACGTTTTGCGCGAAGGGGACGATATTACCGTGATCGGGTACAGCATGCCGCTGCATTTCGCGATGGCCGCGGCCGAGGAGCTGGAGCGCGAGGAAGGCGTCTCCTGCCACATTCTCGATTTGCGCACGCTGCAGCCGCTCGACCGCGAGGGCATTCTCGAGGCGGCGGCTCGTACCGGCAAGGTGCTGATCGTTCACGAAGACAACAAAACGGGGGGCATCGGAGCCGAGGTGGCCGCGATGATCGCGGAGGAAATGCTGTACGATCTCGACGCCCCGATTCGCCGGGTGTGCGGGCCGGATGTTCCCGCGATGCCGATCAATCCGCCCGGGGAGAAGCATTTTTTGCTCAATAAGGAAAAGCTGAAGGCCGCCATGCTGGAGCTTGCCCGCTATTGA
- the lpdA gene encoding dihydrolipoyl dehydrogenase — protein MPIEVDVAVLGGGPGGYTAAIRAAQAGRSVVLIERDKLGGTCLHRGCIPSKALLRSAEVFATIRAAASYGIMVPQEGVAVDWPAVISRKAGIVDQLHRGLEALMKQHRIQVLSGSGRIMGPSIFSPSSGSVFVELANGESETVVPRHLIVATGSRPRRLEGVPYDGQAIVTSDEALAWESFPESVIIVGGGVIGVEWASMLSDFGSKVAVIETAERLLPGEDKEISSEIRKALERRGVEIHTGVKLDASSVRIGEGEVACEIESPSGKSPLAAQRMLVSVGRQGNVEGIGFENTDIKTAGGFVAVDPLTLQTGERHIYAIGDCIGGVQLAHAAMHEAAVAVDHLLGAPVPAVRSADRDIPRCVYSRPEAAAIGWTEAAAKERGFDVKTARVPLRVLGKALVHGETEGFAKVVADRATGDLLGVHLVGAHATELIAEASLAKLLDAVPWEIARSIHPHPTLSEALAEVTAALGGGAGHA, from the coding sequence ATGCCAATAGAGGTGGATGTCGCCGTTTTGGGCGGCGGACCGGGGGGATATACGGCGGCGATCAGAGCCGCGCAGGCGGGACGAAGCGTCGTCCTGATCGAGCGGGACAAGCTGGGAGGCACCTGCTTGCATCGGGGGTGCATCCCTTCGAAAGCTTTATTGCGGAGCGCGGAGGTGTTTGCGACGATTCGCGCCGCCGCATCCTACGGAATCATGGTGCCGCAGGAGGGAGTCGCCGTCGATTGGCCGGCCGTCATCTCGCGTAAAGCCGGCATTGTCGACCAGTTGCACCGCGGGCTCGAGGCGCTGATGAAACAGCACCGGATTCAGGTGCTGAGCGGCAGCGGACGGATCATGGGGCCGTCGATCTTTTCGCCGAGCAGCGGATCGGTCTTCGTAGAGCTGGCGAACGGCGAGTCGGAGACGGTCGTGCCGCGTCATTTGATCGTGGCGACCGGCTCGAGGCCGCGCAGGCTCGAAGGCGTTCCCTACGACGGCCAAGCGATCGTGACGAGCGACGAAGCGCTTGCCTGGGAAAGCTTCCCGGAATCGGTCATCATCGTCGGAGGCGGCGTCATCGGCGTGGAATGGGCTTCGATGCTGAGCGATTTCGGAAGCAAGGTCGCGGTGATCGAAACGGCGGAGCGGCTGCTGCCCGGCGAGGACAAGGAGATCTCGTCCGAAATCCGGAAGGCGCTCGAAAGGCGCGGCGTCGAGATTCATACGGGAGTCAAGCTGGATGCGTCCTCCGTCCGGATCGGAGAAGGCGAAGTCGCGTGCGAAATCGAGTCGCCGTCCGGCAAATCGCCGCTCGCCGCGCAGCGCATGCTCGTTTCGGTCGGCCGCCAGGGCAACGTCGAAGGCATCGGCTTCGAAAACACCGACATCAAAACGGCCGGCGGCTTCGTAGCGGTCGATCCGCTGACGCTGCAGACCGGCGAGCGCCATATTTACGCGATCGGCGACTGCATCGGCGGCGTGCAGCTTGCGCATGCGGCCATGCACGAAGCGGCGGTCGCGGTCGATCATTTGCTCGGCGCGCCGGTGCCGGCCGTCCGGTCGGCGGATCGCGACATTCCGCGCTGCGTCTATTCGCGGCCGGAAGCGGCGGCGATCGGCTGGACCGAAGCCGCGGCGAAGGAGCGCGGCTTCGACGTGAAGACCGCGCGCGTCCCGCTGCGCGTGCTCGGCAAGGCGCTCGTTCACGGCGAGACCGAAGGCTTCGCCAAGGTGGTGGCCGACCGGGCGACGGGCGACCTGCTCGGCGTTCATCTCGTCGGCGCGCATGCGACCGAGCTGATCGCGGAAGCGTCGCTTGCGAAGCTGCTCGACGCCGTCCCGTGGGAGATCGCCCGCTCGATTCATCCCCACCCGACGCTGTCGGAAGCGCTGGCCGAAGTGACGGCCGCGCTGGGCGGCGGCGCCGGACATGCATAA
- a CDS encoding FecCD family ABC transporter permease: protein MQKAKGRKTARSWTIIIVLAVLIVIAFVVSMNTGYTRLSPIDVFKTLFGYGTEQQNLILFDFRLPRIVVSILVGAGLALAGCVLQGITRNPLADPGILGINSGAGLMVVLFVSFYPMNEAAPVFLLPVLALVGAFATAGLLMLLSYKKNEGISPMRMVLVGIAIAAAIQAAMIILTIRLDPNEYQFVQVWMAGSIWGTTWKYVLALLPWIAVLFPFILYKSRTLNVLSLGEQLATGLGTPVGRERLLLLLAAVALAGSCVAVGGGISFIGLIGPHLARRLVGSRHEVLVPASALTGGLLLLVADTIGRVILQPSEIPTGIVVAVIGAPYFLYLLSRAKQK from the coding sequence TTGCAAAAAGCGAAAGGCAGAAAGACGGCCCGCTCCTGGACGATCATTATCGTGTTGGCCGTGCTAATCGTCATCGCTTTTGTCGTTAGCATGAACACCGGTTACACGCGCCTTTCCCCGATCGACGTCTTCAAAACGCTGTTCGGCTACGGAACCGAGCAGCAAAATCTGATTCTTTTCGATTTTCGGCTGCCGCGCATCGTCGTCTCGATCCTGGTCGGCGCGGGTCTGGCGTTGGCCGGATGCGTGCTGCAAGGCATTACGCGCAATCCGCTCGCGGACCCGGGCATTCTCGGCATCAATTCCGGTGCCGGGCTGATGGTCGTCCTGTTCGTTTCCTTTTATCCGATGAACGAAGCGGCGCCCGTCTTTTTGCTCCCGGTGCTGGCGCTGGTCGGGGCGTTCGCGACGGCCGGGCTGCTCATGCTGCTCTCCTACAAAAAAAACGAAGGCATATCCCCGATGCGGATGGTGCTCGTCGGGATCGCGATCGCGGCGGCCATCCAGGCGGCGATGATTATCTTGACGATTCGGCTGGATCCGAACGAATATCAGTTTGTGCAAGTTTGGATGGCCGGGAGCATTTGGGGAACAACGTGGAAGTACGTGCTGGCGCTGCTGCCGTGGATCGCCGTGCTGTTCCCGTTCATTCTCTACAAGTCCAGAACGCTTAACGTCCTTAGCCTAGGCGAGCAGCTCGCCACCGGGCTCGGCACGCCCGTCGGCAGGGAACGGCTGCTGCTGCTCTTGGCAGCCGTCGCGCTGGCCGGGTCGTGCGTCGCCGTCGGCGGCGGCATCAGCTTCATCGGCCTAATCGGGCCGCACCTGGCCAGGCGGCTCGTCGGATCGCGGCACGAGGTGCTCGTTCCGGCATCCGCGCTTACCGGCGGCCTGCTGCTGCTCGTCGCCGACACGATCGGCCGGGTCATCCTTCAGCCGTCGGAAATTCCGACCGGCATCGTCGTGGCGGTCATCGGGGCTCCTTACTTTCTTTACCTGCTCTCCAGAGCGAAGCAGAAATGA
- a CDS encoding thiamine pyrophosphate-dependent dehydrogenase E1 component subunit alpha yields MTQSGAVRHNSRHAELGLSDRQVVDMYEKMMLARRFDERSQLLRRAGKVNFHISGIHQEPSQVAMAFAMDLEKDWFLPYYRDYGFVLSVGMTVRELFLSLFAKAEDPNSAGRQMPGHFGCKRLRIVTGSSPVTTQVPHAVGFAYAAKYRGESSVALVSFGEGSSNQGDFHEGCNFAGVHNLPVIFVCENNGYAISVPFAKQSAGRICDRANGYGFPGVRVDGSDALEVYRVFKEAHERALRGEGPTLIEVMTYRITPHSTTDNDMDYRTKEEVDLHRDQDGIPAFRNYLTEIGLWSDEREDELQARIRKELDESLAYAERAPFQSTEEAFRHVYAEQPEARGGR; encoded by the coding sequence ATGACCCAATCGGGAGCCGTTCGGCACAACTCGCGTCATGCCGAGCTTGGCCTGTCGGATCGGCAAGTCGTCGACATGTACGAGAAGATGATGCTGGCACGCCGTTTTGACGAAAGAAGCCAATTGCTGCGACGCGCGGGAAAAGTCAATTTTCATATTTCCGGCATTCATCAGGAGCCGTCCCAAGTGGCGATGGCGTTCGCGATGGATCTCGAAAAAGACTGGTTTTTGCCCTATTACCGGGATTACGGTTTCGTGCTGTCGGTCGGGATGACCGTCAGGGAGCTGTTTCTTTCCTTGTTCGCCAAGGCGGAGGATCCGAACAGCGCCGGCCGCCAAATGCCCGGCCACTTCGGCTGCAAGCGGCTTCGTATCGTGACGGGCTCCAGCCCCGTGACGACGCAGGTGCCGCACGCGGTCGGATTTGCGTACGCGGCGAAGTACCGCGGCGAAAGCTCCGTGGCGCTCGTTTCGTTCGGCGAAGGCTCGAGCAACCAGGGGGACTTCCACGAAGGCTGCAACTTCGCGGGCGTGCATAACCTACCGGTTATTTTCGTTTGCGAGAACAACGGCTATGCGATTTCCGTGCCCTTCGCCAAGCAGTCGGCCGGCCGCATTTGCGATCGCGCGAACGGCTACGGCTTTCCCGGCGTTCGCGTGGACGGCAGCGACGCGCTCGAAGTGTACCGCGTATTCAAGGAAGCGCACGAACGGGCGCTTCGCGGGGAAGGACCGACGCTGATCGAAGTGATGACCTACCGGATTACGCCTCACTCCACGACAGACAACGACATGGATTACCGGACGAAGGAAGAGGTCGACCTGCACCGGGATCAAGACGGCATCCCGGCCTTCCGCAATTATTTGACGGAAATCGGATTGTGGTCCGACGAGCGGGAAGACGAGCTGCAGGCGCGCATCCGCAAGGAACTCGACGAATCGCTGGCGTACGCGGAGCGGGCGCCGTTTCAATCGACGGAGGAGGCGTTCCGGCACGTTTACGCGGAGCAGCCGGAAGCGAGGGGAGGGCGTTAA
- a CDS encoding DUF2627 domain-containing protein, with protein sequence MRLVISRLIAILLLVVPGLAAAYGFLLMKDALYEYFVQLGDVQMQDPRFEWLSFAFGFILFFAGVGFIGGWIFFRDRKHKYVAPRFMPKRPRPTKPSGPDSGGTAE encoded by the coding sequence GTGAGACTCGTTATTTCCCGCCTAATCGCCATTTTACTCCTAGTCGTGCCGGGTTTGGCAGCGGCGTACGGATTTTTGCTTATGAAGGACGCATTGTACGAATATTTCGTTCAGCTCGGTGACGTGCAAATGCAGGACCCGCGCTTTGAATGGCTCTCGTTCGCATTCGGATTCATTTTATTTTTTGCGGGCGTCGGTTTTATCGGAGGCTGGATTTTTTTCCGCGACCGCAAGCATAAATACGTAGCTCCCCGCTTCATGCCGAAGCGCCCGCGGCCGACCAAGCCGTCCGGGCCCGATTCCGGCGGAACGGCGGAATAA
- a CDS encoding helix-turn-helix domain-containing protein: protein MSMELHALFRPIQASGRVASYRYAERLPAAPLRPYVSCYWTSEPAEPYRETAPLAARKGIDRVVPDGCSDFIFACDAGANRVNVRYCGIYDEPFAIEHDDRPVRSFGIRFFPGGAYPLLKASLAEFAGRAFSLDELLPGGAGTVAERLFAQPSFERQAEVADRFLMSRLEKNGRPDDSLVSNALYRIFVAKGCGSVSELAKAETVSARQLNRVFDRWVGLGPKKFSEIVRFQNVLTVVRNGRIANGSRMAADFGYSDQAHMIREFKRFYGESPLVAAAEYAGMTDHTKLSVPIK, encoded by the coding sequence ATGAGCATGGAATTGCACGCGCTGTTTCGCCCGATCCAGGCAAGCGGCAGAGTCGCTTCCTATCGTTATGCGGAGCGGCTGCCCGCCGCGCCGCTGCGCCCATACGTATCCTGCTACTGGACTTCCGAGCCTGCGGAACCGTATCGGGAGACGGCGCCGCTTGCCGCTCGCAAGGGGATCGACCGGGTGGTGCCGGACGGCTGCTCGGACTTTATTTTCGCATGCGATGCCGGGGCGAACCGGGTAAACGTCCGGTATTGCGGCATATACGACGAACCGTTCGCGATCGAGCATGACGATCGCCCTGTCCGCAGCTTCGGCATCCGGTTTTTCCCGGGAGGCGCTTATCCGCTGCTGAAAGCATCGCTGGCCGAATTTGCCGGGCGGGCATTCAGCCTGGACGAGCTGCTCCCCGGCGGAGCCGGCACGGTTGCGGAGCGCCTGTTCGCGCAGCCTTCATTCGAAAGGCAAGCCGAAGTCGCAGACCGTTTTCTAATGAGCAGGCTGGAGAAAAACGGGCGTCCCGACGACAGCCTCGTTTCGAACGCGCTGTATCGGATTTTCGTTGCCAAGGGATGCGGCAGCGTGAGCGAATTGGCCAAGGCGGAAACGGTCAGCGCCCGCCAGTTGAACCGGGTGTTCGACCGGTGGGTCGGCCTCGGCCCGAAAAAATTTTCCGAAATCGTCCGCTTCCAGAACGTGCTGACCGTTGTACGAAACGGGCGCATCGCGAACGGTTCCCGGATGGCGGCGGATTTCGGCTACTCCGATCAGGCGCACATGATCCGCGAATTCAAGCGCTTTTACGGCGAATCGCCGCTCGTTGCCGCCGCCGAATATGCCGGAATGACCGATCATACGAAGCTGAGCGTACCCATAAAATGA